The Magnolia sinica isolate HGM2019 chromosome 10, MsV1, whole genome shotgun sequence genome includes a window with the following:
- the LOC131217582 gene encoding probable disease resistance RPP8-like protein 4, whose amino-acid sequence MRCFLKDADAKQSGDERVKNWVADVRDVAYDAEDIVDTFILRIEQKRRSGFVGSLKSCMIISVELLARHEISNGIERIKNKIQEISASTERYGIKDVSRVEEGSSSRGESLREQRQTSPLFGETDVVGFEENIKALVARLIQGDSRRRVVSVVGMGGLGKTTLAIKVYNNDAVKKHFDCCVWIFVSQEYVVKDLLRRLIKDFMTLSIEQLEMVEKMNTVQLREMLSNHLKEKRYLLVLDDIWKTEAWGSLKAAFPDKNKGSRVLLTTRNREVASYADARSSPLELELLGDEDAWKLFCKKAFFEQGIHYQKNLEKIGKEVVKKCGGLPLAIVVIGGLLSTKAMKSNEWEKVLRRISSQLVGDESPIRRILDLSYEELPYRLKPFFLYSGVFPEDHEIRAKKLIHLWTAEGFVEATGEETVEEAAEVCLDELIQRSLIQVSKSSSIGGIKSCRIHDLLRELSISKAKEDKFLDVHQEQTNPHSPSKARRLAIHPAPSKYTCLNRTNAHLRSLLWIDLTKGEVEKKQEQFLFRGFSLLRVLDLSYMKMRKVPKEIGTLIHLRYLGFWLAGVDICDWCLNGCNSDLLSFPSSMSNLHNLETLYVKTSYETIYIPSFIWKMQQLRHVNVSSGIIISKGVWSKIVGRPSLGLDSLVNLQTLKYVKAGDWIGDCLEKLTNLKKLRIWGIYQSRHAEGLSNSLPRLDRLQSLWLQWHSTIPVFMPISHNLHLKKMFLRGKLEKLPESNEFSPNLTKLTLKDSQLMEDPMAALEKLPNLRILILEEHSYKGKEMVCSAQGFPQLESLHVVELVELEEWRVEEGAMPRLLHLLIWNCFHLNMIPEGLQHVTTLKSLEVVRMPNEFKARMQENGGEDWHKIQHVPSIEIKS is encoded by the coding sequence ATGCGGTGCTTCTTGAAAGATGCTGACGCAAAGCAAAGCGGTGATGAAAGAGTGAAGAATTGGGTGGCAGATGTGAGAGATGTTGCTTATGATGCAGAAGATATCGTCGACACCTTCATCCTCAGAATAGAACAAAAAAGGAGAAGTGGGTTCGTTGGTTCCCTGAAAAGTTGCATGATCATTAGTGTTGAATTATTGGCTCGACATGAGATCAGCAATGGGATCGAACGGATAAAGAATAAAATCCAGGAGATCTCTGCGAGCACAGAAAGGTATGGCATTAAAGATGTTAGCAGGGTCGAAGAAGGAAGCAGCTCCAGGGGTGAAAGTCTGCGCGAGCAAAGGCAAACTTCTCCTCTCTTTGGAGAGACAGATGTCGTCGGTTTTGAAGAAAACATAAAGGCATTAGTGGCACGGTTGATCCAGGGTGATTCACGACGGCGTGTGGTTTCTGTGGTCGGAATGGGTGGTCTGGGCAAGACCACTCTTGCCATTAAAGTTTATAATAACGATGCTGTTAAGAAACATTTTGATTGCTGTGTTTGGATTTTTGTATCTCAAGAATATGTCGTGAAAGATCTTTTGCGAAGACTTATAAAAGATTTCATGACTCTTTCTATAGAACAACTTGAGATGGTGGAGAAGATGAATACTGTTCAGTTGAGAGAGATGCTTTCCAATCATTTGAAGGAGAAGAGATATCTTCTTGTGTTGGACGATATATGGAAGACCGAAGCTTGGGGTTCTTTAAAAGCTGCTTTTCCAGATAAGAATAAGGGAAGTCGAGTCCTACTCACCACCCGCAACAGAGAGGTAGCTTCATATGCAGATGCACGGAGCTCTCCCCTCGAGCTGGAGCTTTTAGGAGATGAAGACGCATGGAAATTGTTCTGCAAAAAAGCATTCTTTGAACAGGGTATCCATTACCAGAAGAATTTAGAGAAGATAGGAAAAGAGGTAGTAAAAAAATGCGGTGGTCTGCCTCTTGCTATTGTCGTGATAGGGGGCTTACTATCAACGAAGGCAATGAAATCAAATGAGTGGGAGAAAGTCCTAAGGAGAATTAGCTCGCAATTGGTTGGTGATGAATCTCCAATCAGAAGAATATTGGATTTGAGCTATGAAGAACTACCTTACCGACTGAAGCCATTCTTTCTGTACTCTGGTGTTTTTCCAGAAGACCATGAGATCCGTGCTAAGAAATTGATTCACCTGTGGACTGCAGAAGGATTTGTAGAGGCAACAGGGGAAGAGACGGTGGAGGAAGCTGCAGAAGTTTGCCTGGACGAGCTGATCCAAAGAAGCCTGATTCAAGTGTCAAAAAGTAGTTCCATTGGTGGAATTAAAAGCTGCCGCATCCATGATCTCTTACGTGAACTCTCAATTTCAAAAGCCAAGGAAGACAAATTCCTAGACGTTCATCAAGAACAAACAAATCCTCACTCTCCATCAAAAGCACGCCGTCTTGCTATTCATCCGGCACCTAGTAAGTACACTTGTTTAAATCGCACCAACGCACACCTTCGTTCACTGTTATGGATCGATTTAACGAAGGGAGAAGTTGAAAAAAAGCAAGAGCAGTTTCTTTTCAGAGGATTCAGTTTGCTTAGggtgttagatctatcttatatgAAAATGAGAAAGGTTCCAAAAGAAATAGGTACACTGATCCACTTAAGATACCTTGGCTTCTGGTTAGCTGGCGTGGACATCTGTGACTGGTGCTTAAATGGGTGTAATTCGGACCTACTAAGCTTCCCATCATCCATGAGCAATCTCCACAATTTAGAAACGCTTTATGTAAAAACAAGTTATGAGACAATTTACATACCCAGTTTTATTTGGAAGATGCAGCAATTAAGGCATGTGAATGTGTCCTCTGGAATCATAATAAGTAAAGGTGTGTGGTCTAAAATAGTGGGGCGTCCATCACTCGGACTTGATTCTTTAGTTAATCTCCAGACTCTAAAATATGTGAAGGCTGGCGATTGGATAGGGGATTGTTTGGAGAAGCTAACTAATCTAAAGAAACTGAGAATATGGGGGATCTACCAGAGTAGGCATGCAGAGGGATTGTCCAACTCTCTTCCCAGATTGGATCGCCTCCAGTCTTTGTGGTTGCAGTGGCACAGTACTATTCCAGTTTTTATGCCTATTTCACATAACCTGCATTTGAAGAAGATGTTTTTGAGGGGAAAGTTAGAGAAGCTACCTGAGTCGAATGAATTCTCACCTAACCTCACCAAGCTTACTTTGAAAGACTCCCAGTTAATGGAAGACCCGATGGCGGCATTGGAGAAACTACCCAACCTTCGGATTCTCATATTGGAAGAACATTCATACAAGGGAAAGGAAATGGTCTGCTCTGCACAAGGGTTTCCTCAACTCGAATCCTTGCATGTTGTAGAGTTAGTTGAATTAGAAGAGTGGAGAGTGGAGGAAGGAGCAATGCCAAGGCTTCTACATTTGCTGATTTGGAACTGCTTTCATTTAAATATGATTCCAGAAGGACTGCAACACGTGACTACGCTCAAGTCATTGGAGGTGGTGCGGATGCCAAATGAATTCAAGGCCAGAATGCAGGAAAATGGTGGAGAGGATTGGCATAAAATTCAACACGTACCGTCAATCGAAATAAAATCGTGA